Proteins from a single region of Streptomyces sp. Tu 3180:
- a CDS encoding LamG-like jellyroll fold domain-containing protein: MAIALVAGTVSVAGVAPAVAAPATAGSGEATGEAVGDGSGEASAEDRALTQAARTGKKVEVVPARGESSDLFATPDGKLEAREYLRPVRTRIDGKWVDIDTTLATTGDGSVVPKAVSTGLVFSGGGDGPLVRLERTGRSLEFGWPGDVPKPTLDGDTATYPDILPGVDLRLGAQEDGFTQLLVVKSAEAAKSRELTELRMRLAGDGVTVRETAGGGLAAVDKGAGNPVFEAGTPMMWDSSKGADSGTGAGTAARSGQLSAAAGEQPAATDRPTAGDRPAAGEPGEPGAAESGRLAHVGVEVTTGGRELVLTPDQDVLTGPDTVYPVFIDPQWYSPRASAWTMASKYWASSPQWKFNGESDAGLGYCGWAYCKPYDTKRLFYQIPTSRFAGKSVLSAEFVVRETHAASCQAREVQLWRTKGISSSTTWNSQNASGFWIDHIENRSFAHGYDGCAAADAEFNVKGVVAQAAAGKWPSVTFGMQATSESDPYTWKRFSDDAYLRVQYNRPPAQIRMSQLTQDPGGACARPGSAKRVRSLPKMRANDVTDPDGDRVRVQFEASWDTGDGKGFTTRWTSAASTYKASGSDFSLSLPSTIPKNKTIGWSARSNDGAQWSPWSWVGDATACNTVYDTSVPAGPSITSAQYPASDPEDPQDPWLDGVGRYGSFTIDSTSTDVSKYWFGVNGDPTSRHTLTTSGGGAKTMKFMPTKPGVNFITAQAFDTAGNASEIRTYQFRVRAGQPDRLTWDFDEGAGAAGAMGQGGEWPAELNGGARPGADGVSGAGLHLDGVDDHAATTSPVLNTGKSFSVSLWARLPVDKPDTAAVAVSQAGHNTSGFEIYHSSALGGWVFLRHTADAAGTTTVRAVQPACPSGDTTCASGRLGVWTHLVGVFDNPNQQMRLYVDGRQVGSAAFSGPWDARGKTILGAASHYGTVGNFFSGDLDEVQLFDYQLTTAQVGELAGRQPVGTGRPAKLVWPLDEDATATAVVGRGQRTDATYKGGPTTGVAGVDGRAVALDGVDDHASTGRPVLDTYQSFAVAAWVRLPRDKEARATIALSQLGTTRRSFELYHSSALGGWVFVRPESDTAGAPLVRATHAACPADTNCAAGRFGEWNHVVGVYDADAAKLLLYVNGVLRAETAYTHRWSSEGPLSIGAGLNPDGTMTMPVKGDIDDVRLYDRAVSDDEVRQLVKQRPLVKSRWLLESATGAPAASPNAVAGGPALTLGGQASFTPGWVDDNALVLDGVDDYAATTGVPVDTGASYTVTAWAQAAAVPDRQATVISAEGAAKSAFDVRFVPGADPATDSGRWRIVLPGSDSATASTVTVDNHQFYSATDWNHLALVYDGFADQARLYVNGQLEQVACLDTDSDGTPDDTGCAERVSWSANVATYTATKSLQLGRSKVGTTAGDHWAGAIDDVWTFQGALSEAQIGHLSLGMPGFATEVPGSD; encoded by the coding sequence GTGGCGATCGCACTCGTGGCCGGGACGGTGTCGGTCGCCGGAGTCGCGCCCGCCGTGGCCGCGCCGGCCACCGCCGGGTCCGGCGAGGCGACCGGCGAGGCCGTCGGTGACGGTTCGGGGGAGGCGTCCGCCGAGGACAGGGCGCTCACGCAGGCCGCGCGCACCGGCAAGAAGGTCGAAGTCGTCCCGGCGCGCGGTGAGAGCAGCGATCTGTTCGCCACGCCCGACGGAAAGCTGGAAGCGCGCGAGTACCTGCGTCCGGTCCGGACCCGGATCGACGGCAAGTGGGTGGACATCGACACCACTCTCGCCACGACCGGCGATGGTTCGGTCGTACCGAAGGCGGTCTCCACGGGTCTCGTCTTCTCCGGCGGCGGGGACGGCCCGCTGGTCCGGCTCGAACGCACCGGGCGCAGTCTGGAGTTCGGCTGGCCCGGTGACGTGCCGAAGCCGACACTGGACGGGGACACGGCGACGTACCCCGACATCCTGCCGGGCGTGGACCTGCGGCTCGGCGCCCAGGAGGACGGCTTCACGCAGCTGCTGGTCGTCAAGTCGGCCGAGGCCGCGAAGAGCAGGGAGCTGACCGAGCTGCGGATGCGGCTGGCCGGTGACGGCGTGACCGTGCGGGAGACCGCCGGGGGCGGCCTGGCCGCGGTCGACAAGGGCGCCGGGAACCCGGTGTTCGAGGCCGGGACGCCGATGATGTGGGACTCCAGCAAGGGCGCCGACAGCGGCACGGGCGCGGGCACGGCGGCCCGGTCCGGGCAGCTGAGCGCCGCCGCCGGGGAACAGCCCGCAGCCACGGACCGGCCCACGGCCGGCGACCGGCCCGCCGCAGGCGAGCCCGGCGAACCGGGCGCCGCCGAGTCGGGCCGCCTGGCCCACGTGGGCGTCGAGGTGACCACCGGTGGCCGGGAACTGGTCCTGACCCCCGACCAGGACGTGCTGACGGGGCCGGACACGGTCTACCCGGTGTTCATCGACCCGCAGTGGTACTCGCCGAGGGCCTCCGCGTGGACGATGGCCTCCAAGTACTGGGCGTCCTCGCCGCAGTGGAAGTTCAACGGCGAGTCCGACGCGGGCCTCGGCTACTGCGGCTGGGCGTACTGCAAGCCGTACGACACCAAGCGGCTCTTCTACCAGATCCCCACCTCCCGGTTCGCCGGCAAGTCGGTGCTGTCGGCGGAGTTCGTGGTGCGCGAGACGCACGCGGCGTCCTGCCAGGCGCGCGAGGTGCAGCTGTGGCGGACGAAGGGGATCAGCTCCTCGACGACCTGGAATTCCCAGAACGCGTCCGGCTTCTGGATCGACCACATCGAGAACCGCAGCTTCGCCCACGGCTACGACGGCTGTGCGGCGGCGGACGCGGAGTTCAACGTCAAGGGCGTAGTCGCCCAGGCCGCCGCCGGGAAGTGGCCGTCGGTCACCTTCGGCATGCAGGCCACCAGCGAGAGCGATCCGTACACCTGGAAGCGGTTCTCGGACGACGCGTATCTGCGGGTGCAGTACAACCGTCCGCCCGCCCAGATCAGGATGTCACAGCTCACCCAGGACCCGGGCGGCGCCTGTGCCCGGCCGGGGTCGGCCAAGCGGGTGCGCAGCCTGCCGAAGATGCGGGCCAACGACGTGACGGACCCGGACGGCGACCGCGTGCGGGTGCAGTTCGAGGCGTCGTGGGACACCGGGGACGGCAAGGGCTTCACGACCCGCTGGACCTCCGCCGCCTCCACCTACAAGGCCTCGGGATCGGACTTCTCCCTCTCGCTGCCCAGCACCATCCCGAAGAACAAGACCATCGGCTGGTCCGCCCGCTCGAACGACGGCGCCCAGTGGTCGCCCTGGTCCTGGGTCGGCGACGCCACCGCTTGCAACACGGTCTACGACACCTCCGTGCCGGCGGGCCCGTCCATCACCTCGGCCCAGTACCCGGCCTCCGACCCGGAGGATCCGCAGGACCCCTGGCTGGACGGCGTGGGCCGCTACGGCTCCTTCACCATCGACTCGACCTCCACGGACGTGTCCAAGTACTGGTTCGGCGTCAACGGCGACCCGACCAGCCGGCACACGCTGACCACCTCCGGCGGCGGCGCGAAGACGATGAAGTTCATGCCGACCAAGCCCGGCGTCAACTTCATCACCGCCCAGGCCTTCGACACGGCCGGCAACGCCAGTGAGATCCGCACCTACCAGTTCCGCGTGCGCGCCGGGCAGCCCGACCGGCTGACCTGGGACTTCGACGAGGGCGCGGGCGCGGCCGGCGCCATGGGGCAGGGCGGCGAATGGCCCGCCGAGCTCAACGGCGGCGCCCGGCCCGGAGCGGACGGCGTCTCCGGCGCCGGCCTGCACCTGGACGGCGTGGATGACCACGCGGCCACCACGTCCCCGGTGCTGAACACCGGCAAAAGCTTCTCGGTGTCGCTGTGGGCGAGACTGCCCGTCGACAAGCCCGACACGGCGGCCGTGGCCGTATCGCAGGCCGGTCACAACACCAGCGGGTTCGAGATCTACCACTCCTCCGCGCTGGGCGGCTGGGTGTTCCTGCGGCACACCGCCGACGCGGCGGGCACCACGACCGTGCGCGCGGTGCAGCCCGCCTGCCCGAGCGGGGACACGACGTGCGCGAGCGGCCGGCTCGGTGTCTGGACGCACCTGGTCGGCGTGTTCGACAACCCCAACCAGCAGATGCGGCTCTACGTCGACGGCAGGCAGGTCGGCTCGGCGGCCTTCAGCGGCCCGTGGGACGCCCGCGGAAAAACGATTCTGGGCGCGGCTTCCCACTACGGCACGGTGGGCAACTTCTTCTCCGGCGACCTGGACGAGGTGCAGCTGTTCGACTACCAGCTGACGACCGCCCAGGTGGGCGAACTGGCGGGCCGGCAGCCGGTCGGCACCGGCCGCCCCGCCAAGCTGGTGTGGCCGCTGGACGAGGACGCCACGGCCACCGCCGTGGTCGGCCGCGGCCAGCGCACCGACGCCACGTACAAGGGCGGGCCCACGACCGGCGTCGCGGGGGTCGACGGCCGCGCGGTGGCGCTCGACGGCGTCGACGACCATGCCAGCACGGGCCGGCCGGTGCTGGACACGTACCAGAGCTTCGCGGTCGCGGCCTGGGTGCGCCTGCCCCGCGACAAGGAGGCCAGGGCGACCATCGCCCTCTCCCAGCTCGGCACCACCCGGCGCAGCTTCGAGCTGTACCACTCCTCGGCGCTGGGCGGCTGGGTCTTCGTCCGGCCCGAGAGCGACACCGCGGGAGCGCCCCTGGTCCGCGCCACCCACGCAGCCTGCCCCGCGGACACCAACTGCGCGGCGGGGCGGTTCGGCGAGTGGAACCACGTGGTGGGCGTGTACGACGCCGACGCGGCCAAGCTGCTGCTCTACGTCAACGGCGTGCTGCGGGCCGAGACCGCCTACACGCACCGCTGGTCGTCCGAGGGGCCGCTCAGCATCGGCGCCGGGCTCAACCCGGACGGCACGATGACCATGCCGGTCAAGGGCGACATCGACGACGTACGGCTCTACGACCGGGCGGTCTCCGACGACGAGGTGCGCCAGCTCGTCAAGCAGAGGCCGCTGGTGAAGTCCCGCTGGCTGCTGGAGTCGGCCACGGGCGCGCCGGCCGCGTCGCCGAACGCGGTCGCCGGCGGCCCCGCCCTCACCCTGGGCGGCCAGGCGTCCTTCACCCCCGGCTGGGTGGACGACAACGCGCTCGTCCTGGACGGCGTCGACGACTACGCGGCCACCACCGGAGTCCCGGTGGACACCGGCGCCAGCTACACCGTCACCGCCTGGGCCCAGGCCGCGGCCGTGCCCGACCGGCAGGCGACGGTGATCAGCGCAGAGGGCGCCGCGAAGAGCGCCTTCGACGTCCGGTTCGTGCCGGGCGCCGATCCGGCGACGGACTCCGGCCGCTGGCGGATCGTGCTGCCCGGCTCCGACTCCGCGACGGCGAGCACCGTGACGGTGGACAACCACCAGTTCTACAGCGCCACCGACTGGAACCACCTGGCGCTCGTCTACGACGGTTTCGCCGACCAGGCGCGGCTCTACGTCAACGGACAGCTGGAGCAGGTCGCCTGCCTGGACACCGACTCGGACGGCACCCCGGACGACACCGGCTGCGCCGAACGGGTCTCCTGGTCCGCCAACGTCGCCACGTACACCGCGACCAAGTCCCTGCAGCTGGGCCGCAGCAAGGTCGGCACCACCGCCGGTGACCACTGGGCGGGCGCGATCGACGACGTGTGGACCTTCCAGGGCGCGCTGAGCGAGGCGCAGATCGGCCACCTGTCGCTGGGCATGCCGGGGTTCGCCACCGAGGTCCCGGGCTCGGACTGA
- a CDS encoding polymorphic toxin-type HINT domain-containing protein, with protein MIATLIQGTVAPGSSVAAPDDGRGRPALPRAERPVAGSDAAKAKARTVDKGPRTPRSVPKNRWPETGSGKVTLAAAPAGRKAAAPVRAGSLPVSLGRPAGSAARTSAKDRAATGSVGVELAGRREARRAGVDGLLVTLSPRGGNFTGGAAQVRVDYRDIAQAYGGGYGARLTLTQLPACVLKTPERDKCRTRTPVETVNDTETGTLTAPSLSLAAGQRTVLAAVADDTAATGDYKATSLSPSATWQTNLNTGDFTWSYGMGVPEVPGGLKPSVGIGYSSGSVDGRTGETNNQSSWVGSGFDLWPGYIERRYKPCADDGVENSDGFKPGDLCWGYDNAFLSFNGKGGELVPVGNGEFKLRQDDGTRVTRLTSTDRGNGDDNGEYWRLTDPDGVRYYFGYHRLPGWADGKRTTGSTWTAPVFGDDSGEPCHASAFADSWCQQAWRWNLDYVVDPRDNAIAYYYTQEKNSYGRNLKAADDTRYTRGGYLSEIQYGLKSSAMYSTAALAKVTFANAERCLPDAQTTCSSIGTDSAYWYDTPWDLNCDEGADCDEGRLSPSFWTRKRLTEVTTQVLDAAGAYQEVDSWKLTHRWGTADIDYQLLLDSVQHTGHTATPAITLPKTTFGYTQLANRLDKTGDGFAPFIKSRLSTIADEYGGQLDVGYSAPACDWAALPTPETNTTRCFPQHIGGSSTDDPERHWFNKYVVESVTATDRTGGAPDQVTRYEYLGPAAWHYDDDDGLTKEKSKTWSQWRGYGHVRVRTGGQGGDTAMKTQADTYFLRGMDGDRLAPSGGTKDVSVTLGAGEGDPITDHEAFAGTAYKTVTFSGNGGKVLSKTVNRPWRHETARKARDWGTVTANFTGIGHTKSWTSLDDGEGASWRTTAGSSSYDTVAGRVTTLEDLGDTSTAADDRCTRTVYATNTTANILTLPARVETVAKACDATVDRSKDVISDVRNAYDGGAYGAAPTKGDVTATALLKKHDGTTATYLESGATFDPYGRVLTSTDLTATVTVTGSAAPVRTARTDGRTTTTVRTPATGFVTRTVVTGPPAKPGDATTSLVNTTTHGARDLPLTQTDANGKVTTFAYDALGRSSKVWLADRPTTLTPTYAFDYLVDEGRPVAVATTALGTNGSQVTAYSIYDGFLRQRQTQKPGPDGGRLLSDVFYDERGLPAKTFETYYATGAPSRTVFEPDNALAVETQIRTTHDGLGRPTLTETIAGNGDGGTVVSTTRTIHGGDRTTVIPPVGGTATTTVTDARGQTTELRQHHARAAEASYDTTRYGYTPRGELNKLTDPAGNVWSYTYDLLGNVTSAVDPDKGNSSTAYDDRGQVVSVSDDSDTDLYHLYDGLGRRTELRENSATGPLRAKWVYDTVSGAKGHLAESTRYVGGNAYTSKVVAYDRLYRIQRSTVTIPTSEGALAGTYLTSTAYNVDGSVRTTGFPAAGALPAHTVTHTYEEGTQRLAALGVSQGIDTTISYSLTGKPLRQEFSHNGGKKTWLTNTYEWGTQRLATSKVDRQDVPGVDRHNTYGYDQAGNVLSVSDVSRSGTDTQCFAYDHLRRMKTAWTQATTTCAVAPSAQTVGGPAPYWHSYTYDKVGNRETETLHDLSGDPAKNTVRTYDYPDPGAPRPHALSSVTQTGPGGTARDSYGYDAVGNTDTRTLAGTTQDLDWDAEGRLVKVTKPVEGKPDDVTEYVYDASGNRLIARTSKETTLYLGSTEVTVAKGGTTAKATRTLDLGSGHQAVIDNTGAVSFTLADHQGSGQLAVKASDQQLTQRRTLPFGGVRGTEPSTWPGVRGFVGGLDDSDTTGLQHLGAREYDPATGRFLSVDPLLAPEDPQALNGYAYSNNSPVTFSDPDGMRCIHGAPGGGADGICAGVPGDTDGVINGTSNNCQRTDACYDTAVRMIRQSKKNGTYGVKPVVVQPKGDSITIQGVYVPTQAELAEKFPYYHENLDYQHNLNNWVRARCTGFQNAGSEFCTAVGKLGWFGDQNGPGILEVLGIDDYVGCAKGTGGACKAAAADAAVALGTGLLGKGAKIVFKGFKAAFKKGDSVPIECLVGGGRHSFTPGTLVLMADGSTKPIEDVRIGDEIVVTDPETGRTTIRKVVATIVTEDDKHFVDLTVSRKGAPAAEPLTSTTTHPFWSPSEGAWLYAGELEPGMTLRTADGGTAEVTKTHEYRRLQRTHDLTVDGIHTYYVMAGETPVLVHNAGGFLARGSKDPLSFGSNYTGRVDRFDIGGTSDFEIHVYHRGKEIGIFGSDGWFSKHGKSADVVVPNDVYNNLKGLAVGELRRDGRIGPKGTENIKGDNWKRPRITGGC; from the coding sequence ATGATCGCCACACTGATCCAGGGGACCGTCGCCCCCGGCAGTTCGGTGGCCGCGCCGGACGACGGCCGGGGCAGGCCGGCGCTGCCCAGGGCGGAGCGGCCCGTGGCCGGCTCCGACGCCGCCAAGGCCAAGGCCCGCACGGTGGACAAGGGTCCGCGCACCCCGCGCTCCGTACCGAAGAACCGCTGGCCCGAAACCGGTTCGGGCAAGGTGACGCTCGCCGCCGCACCGGCCGGCCGGAAGGCGGCGGCACCGGTCCGGGCCGGCAGCCTGCCCGTCTCGCTGGGCCGGCCCGCCGGCTCCGCCGCCCGGACGTCCGCGAAGGACCGGGCCGCGACGGGCTCCGTGGGCGTGGAGCTGGCCGGCCGGCGCGAGGCCCGGCGGGCCGGCGTCGACGGACTGCTCGTCACCCTCTCCCCACGGGGCGGAAACTTCACCGGCGGCGCAGCCCAGGTGCGCGTCGACTACCGCGACATCGCCCAGGCGTACGGCGGCGGCTACGGCGCCCGGCTCACCCTGACGCAGCTGCCCGCCTGCGTCCTGAAGACGCCGGAGCGGGACAAGTGCCGCACCCGGACACCGGTCGAGACCGTGAACGACACGGAGACGGGCACGCTCACCGCACCGTCCCTGAGCCTCGCCGCCGGACAGCGGACCGTGCTCGCCGCAGTGGCCGACGACACGGCCGCCACCGGCGACTACAAGGCGACCTCGCTCAGCCCCTCCGCGACCTGGCAGACCAACCTCAACACCGGTGACTTCACCTGGTCCTACGGCATGGGCGTCCCCGAGGTGCCCGGCGGGCTGAAGCCGAGCGTCGGCATCGGCTACTCCTCCGGCTCGGTCGACGGTCGCACCGGCGAGACCAACAACCAGTCCTCCTGGGTCGGCAGCGGCTTCGACCTGTGGCCGGGCTACATCGAGCGCCGCTACAAGCCGTGCGCCGACGACGGGGTCGAGAACAGCGACGGCTTCAAGCCCGGCGACCTGTGCTGGGGCTACGACAACGCCTTCCTCAGCTTCAACGGCAAGGGCGGCGAACTCGTCCCCGTCGGCAACGGCGAGTTCAAGCTCCGCCAGGACGACGGCACCCGCGTCACCCGGCTCACCTCCACCGACCGGGGCAACGGCGACGACAACGGCGAGTACTGGCGGCTGACCGACCCCGACGGCGTCCGCTACTACTTCGGCTACCACCGGCTCCCCGGCTGGGCCGACGGCAAGAGGACCACCGGGTCGACCTGGACCGCCCCCGTGTTCGGCGACGACTCGGGCGAGCCGTGTCACGCGAGCGCCTTCGCCGACTCCTGGTGCCAGCAGGCCTGGCGCTGGAACCTCGACTACGTCGTCGACCCGCGGGACAACGCGATCGCGTACTACTACACGCAGGAGAAGAACTCCTACGGACGCAACCTCAAGGCGGCCGACGACACCCGCTACACCCGCGGCGGCTACCTGAGCGAAATCCAGTACGGACTGAAGTCGTCGGCGATGTACAGCACCGCGGCACTCGCGAAGGTGACCTTCGCCAACGCCGAGCGCTGCCTGCCCGACGCGCAGACCACCTGCTCGTCCATCGGCACGGACTCCGCGTACTGGTACGACACGCCCTGGGACCTCAACTGCGACGAGGGCGCCGACTGCGACGAGGGCCGCCTCTCCCCGTCCTTCTGGACCCGCAAGCGCCTCACCGAGGTGACCACGCAGGTCCTCGACGCGGCCGGTGCCTACCAGGAGGTCGACTCCTGGAAGCTGACCCACCGCTGGGGCACGGCGGACATCGACTACCAGCTGCTGCTCGACTCCGTCCAGCACACCGGCCACACCGCCACGCCCGCGATCACCCTGCCGAAGACCACCTTCGGCTACACGCAGCTGGCGAACCGCCTGGACAAGACGGGCGACGGGTTCGCCCCGTTCATCAAGTCCCGGCTGTCCACGATCGCCGACGAGTACGGCGGCCAGCTCGACGTCGGCTACTCGGCGCCCGCCTGCGACTGGGCCGCGCTGCCCACTCCGGAGACGAACACCACGCGCTGCTTCCCGCAGCACATCGGCGGCAGCTCCACGGACGACCCCGAACGGCACTGGTTCAACAAGTACGTCGTCGAGTCCGTCACCGCCACCGACCGCACCGGCGGCGCCCCCGACCAGGTCACCCGGTACGAGTACCTCGGCCCGGCCGCCTGGCACTACGACGATGACGACGGCCTGACCAAGGAGAAGTCCAAGACCTGGTCCCAGTGGCGCGGCTACGGGCACGTCCGCGTCAGGACCGGCGGCCAGGGCGGCGACACGGCCATGAAGACGCAGGCCGACACCTACTTCCTGCGCGGCATGGACGGCGACCGGCTGGCGCCCAGCGGCGGCACGAAGGACGTCAGCGTCACCCTCGGCGCGGGCGAGGGCGACCCGATCACCGACCATGAGGCATTCGCCGGCACCGCCTACAAGACGGTCACCTTCTCCGGCAACGGCGGCAAGGTCCTGTCCAAGACGGTCAACCGGCCCTGGCGCCACGAGACCGCCCGCAAGGCCCGCGACTGGGGAACCGTCACCGCCAACTTCACCGGCATCGGGCACACCAAGTCGTGGACGTCCCTGGACGACGGCGAGGGTGCGTCCTGGCGCACCACGGCCGGCTCGTCGTCGTACGACACCGTGGCCGGACGCGTCACCACGCTGGAGGACCTCGGCGACACCTCCACCGCGGCGGACGACCGCTGTACCCGCACGGTCTACGCCACCAACACCACCGCCAACATCCTCACTCTGCCCGCGCGCGTCGAGACGGTCGCCAAGGCCTGCGACGCCACCGTGGACCGCTCCAAGGACGTCATCTCCGACGTCCGCAACGCCTACGACGGCGGGGCCTACGGCGCGGCCCCCACGAAGGGCGACGTCACGGCCACGGCGCTGCTGAAGAAGCACGACGGCACCACGGCCACCTACCTGGAGTCCGGCGCCACCTTCGACCCCTACGGGCGCGTGCTCACCAGCACCGACCTGACGGCCACCGTCACCGTGACGGGCTCGGCCGCCCCGGTGCGCACCGCTCGGACGGACGGCCGCACCACCACCACGGTCCGCACCCCGGCCACCGGGTTCGTCACCAGGACTGTCGTGACCGGCCCGCCGGCCAAGCCCGGTGACGCCACCACGTCCCTGGTGAACACCACCACCCACGGCGCGCGCGACCTGCCGTTGACCCAGACGGACGCCAACGGCAAGGTCACCACCTTCGCCTACGACGCCCTCGGCCGTTCCTCCAAGGTGTGGCTCGCCGACCGGCCGACCACCCTGACCCCCACCTACGCCTTCGACTACCTGGTCGACGAGGGCCGGCCGGTGGCCGTGGCCACCACGGCGCTCGGCACCAACGGCAGCCAGGTCACGGCGTACAGCATCTACGACGGGTTCCTGCGCCAGCGGCAGACACAGAAGCCGGGACCGGACGGCGGACGCCTGCTGTCCGACGTCTTCTACGACGAACGCGGTCTTCCGGCGAAGACGTTCGAGACCTACTACGCCACCGGCGCGCCCTCCCGCACGGTGTTCGAGCCCGACAACGCGCTGGCGGTCGAGACCCAGATCCGCACCACGCACGACGGCCTGGGCCGCCCCACGCTCACCGAGACGATCGCCGGCAACGGCGACGGCGGCACGGTGGTGAGCACCACCCGCACGATCCACGGCGGCGACCGCACCACGGTCATCCCCCCGGTGGGCGGCACCGCGACCACCACGGTCACCGATGCCCGCGGTCAGACCACGGAGCTGCGCCAGCACCACGCACGGGCCGCCGAGGCCTCGTACGACACCACCCGCTACGGCTATACGCCTCGCGGTGAACTGAACAAGCTGACCGACCCGGCGGGCAACGTCTGGAGCTACACCTACGACCTGCTCGGCAACGTGACGTCGGCCGTCGACCCGGACAAGGGCAACAGCTCGACCGCCTACGACGACCGGGGCCAGGTCGTGTCCGTCTCCGACGACTCCGACACCGACCTGTACCACCTCTACGACGGTCTCGGCCGCCGGACCGAGCTGCGGGAGAACAGCGCCACCGGCCCACTGCGCGCCAAGTGGGTCTACGACACGGTCAGCGGAGCCAAGGGCCACCTGGCCGAGTCCACCCGATACGTCGGCGGCAACGCTTACACCAGCAAGGTCGTCGCCTACGACCGGCTCTACAGGATCCAGCGCTCGACGGTGACGATCCCCACGAGCGAGGGAGCGCTCGCCGGCACCTACCTCACCTCCACCGCGTACAACGTGGACGGCTCCGTGCGCACGACCGGCTTCCCCGCCGCCGGCGCCCTGCCCGCCCACACGGTCACGCACACCTACGAGGAGGGCACGCAGCGCCTGGCCGCCCTCGGCGTCAGCCAGGGCATCGACACCACCATCAGCTACAGCCTCACCGGCAAGCCGCTGCGGCAGGAGTTCTCCCACAACGGCGGCAAGAAGACCTGGCTGACCAACACCTACGAGTGGGGCACGCAGCGCCTGGCCACCTCGAAGGTGGACCGGCAGGACGTGCCGGGCGTCGACCGGCACAACACCTACGGCTACGACCAGGCCGGCAACGTCCTGTCCGTGTCGGACGTCTCCCGTTCCGGCACCGACACGCAGTGCTTCGCCTACGACCACCTGCGCCGCATGAAGACGGCCTGGACCCAGGCCACGACCACCTGCGCCGTGGCCCCGAGCGCCCAGACGGTCGGCGGTCCCGCCCCGTACTGGCACTCCTACACCTATGACAAGGTGGGCAACCGGGAGACGGAGACCCTGCACGACCTCTCCGGCGACCCGGCGAAGAACACCGTCCGCACCTACGACTACCCCGACCCGGGCGCGCCGCGTCCGCACGCCCTGTCCTCCGTGACCCAGACCGGGCCCGGCGGCACCGCACGCGACTCCTACGGCTACGACGCGGTCGGCAACACCGACACACGCACGCTCGCCGGCACCACCCAGGACCTCGACTGGGACGCCGAGGGCCGTCTGGTGAAGGTGACCAAGCCGGTCGAGGGCAAGCCCGACGACGTCACCGAGTACGTCTACGACGCCTCCGGCAACCGGCTCATCGCCCGCACGTCCAAGGAGACCACCCTCTACCTCGGCTCCACCGAGGTCACCGTGGCCAAGGGCGGCACCACCGCCAAGGCCACCCGCACCCTGGACCTCGGGAGCGGGCACCAGGCGGTGATCGACAACACCGGTGCGGTCTCCTTCACCCTCGCCGACCACCAGGGCTCGGGCCAGCTGGCGGTGAAGGCGTCCGACCAGCAGCTGACCCAGCGCCGCACGCTGCCCTTCGGCGGCGTCCGCGGCACCGAGCCGAGCACCTGGCCCGGCGTCCGGGGCTTCGTCGGCGGTCTGGACGACAGCGACACCACCGGGCTGCAGCACCTGGGCGCACGCGAGTACGACCCGGCGACCGGCCGGTTCCTCTCCGTCGACCCGCTGCTCGCCCCGGAGGACCCGCAGGCGCTCAACGGCTACGCCTACAGCAACAACAGCCCGGTCACCTTCAGCGACCCCGACGGAATGCGCTGCATCCACGGCGCGCCCGGCGGCGGCGCGGACGGCATCTGCGCGGGCGTGCCCGGCGACACCGACGGCGTCATCAACGGCACGTCCAACAACTGCCAGCGCACGGACGCCTGTTACGACACGGCCGTCCGGATGATCCGGCAGTCCAAGAAGAACGGCACCTACGGCGTGAAGCCGGTCGTGGTCCAGCCCAAGGGCGACTCGATCACGATCCAGGGCGTCTACGTCCCGACCCAGGCCGAGCTGGCGGAGAAGTTCCCGTACTACCACGAGAACCTGGACTACCAGCACAACCTCAACAACTGGGTGCGGGCGAGGTGCACCGGCTTCCAGAACGCCGGCTCGGAGTTCTGCACCGCCGTGGGCAAGCTCGGCTGGTTCGGTGACCAGAACGGCCCCGGCATCCTGGAGGTCCTGGGCATCGACGACTACGTCGGCTGCGCCAAGGGCACCGGCGGCGCCTGCAAGGCGGCGGCGGCCGACGCGGCGGTGGCGCTCGGCACCGGTCTGCTCGGCAAGGGTGCCAAGATCGTCTTCAAGGGCTTCAAGGCGGCCTTCAAGAAGGGCGACTCCGTTCCCATCGAGTGTCTGGTGGGAGGCGGCCGGCACAGCTTCACCCCCGGCACGCTCGTCCTCATGGCCGACGGCTCCACCAAGCCGATCGAGGACGTCCGGATCGGTGACGAGATCGTGGTCACCGACCCGGAGACCGGCCGCACGACCATCCGGAAGGTCGTCGCCACCATCGTGACCGAGGACGACAAGCACTTCGTCGACCTCACGGTCTCCCGCAAGGGCGCCCCCGCCGCGGAGCCGCTGACCTCCACGACGACGCACCCGTTCTGGTCCCCTTCCGAGGGCGCCTGGCTGTACGCCGGTGAACTCGAGCCGGGCATGACGCTGCGCACGGCCGACGGCGGCACGGCCGAGGTGACGAAGACCCACGAGTACCGCAGGCTCCAGCGCACGCACGACCTCACCGTCGACGGCATCCACACCTACTATGTGATGGCGGGCGAGACCCCGGTTCTGGTGCACAACGCGGGTGGATTCCTCGCGCGTGGGTCGAAGGATCCGCTGAGCTTCGGAAGCAACTACACCGGGCGGGTCGACCGGTTCGACATCGGCGGTACGTCGGACTTCGAGATCCACGTGTACCACCGCGGAAAGGAAATCGGAATCTTCGGCAGTGACGGATGGTTCTCGAAGCACGGAAAGAGCGCCGACGTCGTCGTCCCGAACGATGTCTACAACAACCTGAAGGGTCTGGCCGTGGGCGAACTGCGAAGGGACGGCCGCATCGGTCCCAAGGGCACGGAGAACATCAAGGGCGACAACTGGAAGCGTCCGCGCATCACCGGGGGTTGCTGA